The DNA segment AGGCTGAAACGCGAGGGAATGGGTCGCGAATGTTCTGGCAGCATGAAATGGCCATTGGAATCAGGCAGACCAAAGCTGATCGAATAACTGAAATCCTCCCCGGCAAACCCCAGGCGCAATCGCTTCACGCCCTGACGCACCGTCGGTTCGATCGCCGCTTCACCGTTGCGCATGCGTCGGCTGATGGTTTCCGGCCCGGCCCAGAAGGTCGAATCCAGCCCACCCTCGCGGGCCAAGGCATTGACCACGCCACCCTGCGCGGTTTCCGCCAGCAGGCGCAGTGCGCGGTAAAGGTTGGATTTGCCACTGCCGTTGGGCCCGGTGATCAGGTTCAGACGCCCGAGCGGGATCACCAGTTTGTTGATCGAGCGGTAGTTGGCCACCGCCAGGGTGTTGAGCATGAAATCCTTCTCCAGGTGACTGCGGAACGTTCGCAGCATACCCGCAATGAGATAAATCTGTGCTTGACCCCCGCAACCGTGGAACCCTGTTCTAAGCTCTGAAGTCGTATCGTCTCGACAGCAGCATTAAAGGCCAAGGAGTGTGCATGGCGGGTCCCGGATTGAAAGTGCTGATGGCGTTGAGCGCCATGGTCTTGCTCACCGCTTGCGGCGACAAGAAACCCGCTCAGGAATACTTGCCACGGGTCTTTGTGCAAGAGGTCAAGCCCCAGAATTATGCGGCAGCGGTGACCCTCACCGGTGACGTGCAGGCGCGCGTGCAGACGCAATTGTCATTTCGCGTGGGCGGCAAGATCATCCAGCGCATGGTCGACGTCGGTGACCGCGTCACTGCCAAACAGGTGTTGGCCAAGCTTGACCCCAAGGATCTGCAAACCAATGTCGATTCGGCCCAGGCTCAGGTCCTCGCCGAACAGGCCCGCGTGAAACAGGCCGCGGCGGCGTTCGTCCGCCAGCAAAAACTGCTGCCCAAGGGCTACACCAGCCAGAGCGAATACGATTCCGCCCAGGCGGCGTTGCGCAGCAGCCAAAGCGCCCTGAGCGCCGCGCAGGCACAACTGGCCAACGCCAAGGATCAACTCAGCTATACCGCGCTGATTGCCGATGCCCCCGGAGTGATCACCGAGCGTCAGGCCGAAGTCGGACAAGTGGTGCAGGCCACCGCACCGATCTTCAGCCTGGCCCGCGATGGCGACCGTGATGCGGTATTCAACGTGTATGAATCGCTGCTGGCCGAGCGCCCTGCGGACAATTCGATCGTGGTCAGCCTGCTCGATAATCCCGAGATCAAAACCACCGGAACCGTGCGTGAAATTACCCCGGCGGTATCGGCGCAATCCGGCACTGTTCAGGTCAAGGTCAGCCTCGACAAACTGCCGCCGGGCATGCAGCTCGGCTCGGTGGTCAGTGCCACAGCGAAAGGTGCGGGCAAGTCGGCGGTGGAGCTGCCGTGGTCGGCGCTGACGAAAAACATCAGCGAGCCAGCAGTCTGGATGGTCGATGACAAGGGCGAGGCGCAGTTGCACACGGTCACGGTCGGTCGCTATCTGACCGGCAAGGTGATCATCAGCGAGGGCCTGAAGGGCGGCGAGAAAGTCATCGTCGCCGGCGGGCAGCTGTTGCACCCCGGGATGAAAGTCGAGATCGCCGAAAACACTTACAAAGACCTGCAACCGGGAGCGCAGCCATGAAGCGTCTCGGACTGTTTTGCCTGGCGCTGCTGCTGGGCGCCTGCTCGGAAAAGGAAACGCCGCCGGAACCAGTGCGTCCGGTTTTGTCGGTCAAGGTCGAAGCGTTGAGCGAGGAAAATCTCGGGCGTTTCGCCGGCAGCATTCAGGCGCGTTACGAGAGCAATACCGGTTTCCGCGTTGGCGGGCGCATTGCCAGTCGTAATGTCGATGTCGGCGCCGAAGTGCAGAAAGGCACGTTACTCGCCACCCTCGACCCGTCCGACCAGCAAAACCAGCTGCGTTCGGCCG comes from the Pseudomonas granadensis genome and includes:
- a CDS encoding efflux RND transporter periplasmic adaptor subunit, which gives rise to MAGPGLKVLMALSAMVLLTACGDKKPAQEYLPRVFVQEVKPQNYAAAVTLTGDVQARVQTQLSFRVGGKIIQRMVDVGDRVTAKQVLAKLDPKDLQTNVDSAQAQVLAEQARVKQAAAAFVRQQKLLPKGYTSQSEYDSAQAALRSSQSALSAAQAQLANAKDQLSYTALIADAPGVITERQAEVGQVVQATAPIFSLARDGDRDAVFNVYESLLAERPADNSIVVSLLDNPEIKTTGTVREITPAVSAQSGTVQVKVSLDKLPPGMQLGSVVSATAKGAGKSAVELPWSALTKNISEPAVWMVDDKGEAQLHTVTVGRYLTGKVIISEGLKGGEKVIVAGGQLLHPGMKVEIAENTYKDLQPGAQP